One Synechococcus sp. Nb3U1 genomic window, TAATTCCATAACGATTTGGCGATCCCGTTCATCGGTGAGGTGCTGAAAATTGTCGTGTTTCTTTTTGGGTGGTGACTTGCGGTGATAGCGGGCCAGATTGGCGATTAGCTCCACTTCTTCTTCGTTGAAACCCAACAGTTCCCCATGGCGGATTAAGTAGTAAGAATGCTTATGGTGGGCGGCATGGCTAATGAAGTGACCACAGTTGTGCAGCATGGCCGCAGCCCAAAGGAGCGTCCGCTCTCGGGATCCCCAGCGATGCAGCAGACCGCGGGTTTGATCAAATAGGCTGAGGGAAAATTCTGCCACCCGCTCGGCATAGGGGATCTCCACCTGATATTTTTCCGCCAACTTGAGAATGCTGCGTCGCCGTACCGAGCTGTGGTAGCGCAGCCGATCCTCAATCAGACCTTGGCTGATCATCCAATCCACGATCAGACCTTCTCGCAAAGCCCGCTCACAGAATTGGATTTGCTCTATCTCTAGCAGGCTCATCACTTCTTCTAGGATCATCGTTCCTGCCAGGATGATCTCGCCGCGTTTTTCCCCAAGGCCGGGTAACTTTTGGCGTTCGGCGATGGTGAGGGCGCGAAATTCTTTGCTGTAGGTGCGCAAGGCTTCTAGGCTGAACTCGTACCCCTGCATGCGACTGGGGGGGTTGCCTAGGCGACGACGGGCGTCCAGTTGGGCGAGGGTTTCGATGGTGCCTGAGGTGCCCACCAAGGTGAGGGATCCCTGTTGTTTCCGCAGCTCAAAAATCCGTTTGATTTGCTCGATGGGCGCCTCTAACATGCCGCGAATGTGTTGCCTCAGGGCTTGCAGTTCGGCGGGCGTGGGGGGATCCGTGTGTAGAAAAGCCTGGGTTAATCGCACCGCCCCTACTTTGACACTGCGCAAAAACTCCGGCTCCTGGCCATCTCCCAGAATCAGCTCGGTGGAGCCGCCGCCAATATCCACCACCACGTGCAGGCGGTTGTGGAACTCCATCGCCGAGAGCACCCCGAGGTAGATGCGCCGCGCCTCCTCTTGCCCCGAGATCAGTTCCACCCGCAGGCCTAGAGCCCGTTCGATCCGCTTCAGAAAATCCGCGCCGTTGGGGGCTTCCCGCACTGCGCTGGTGGCCACTGCCACGATCGATTGCACCTGAAACCCTTGCGCAATGCGACAGAACCGATCCAGAGCTTCGAGTGCCCGCTCCATGGCTGCCGGGGCGAGGGCACCTGTTTTGTCGCAGTATTCCCCCAGGCGTACGGTTGCCTTCTCGCGGGAAATAATACTGAAACTGGGAATGCGGGGGTTAATGCGCACCACCACCATATGGAGAGAGTTGGTCCCCACATCAATGGCGGCCAGAACGGGGGCAACTAGGAGCTGAGACTCAGGAAGTAAGGGTTCAGTCGGCTCGGGATCCAAAGGGGTAGGGGTGGCGGAGCGGTGGGTGGGATTGGCACGCGACGAGATCATGGCCCAAGCACGTAGAGAGTTCTAACACCTTTAGGATACTGTGCGCTTTCCCCCATTTTTCTGGGCCGAGTTCTGGGATCCATTTTGAGCGTGCAGGGCAACAAACGGTCAAAAGCTGAACTGACCGGGTTCCCATTCCTCCTTGCGGTTCGCTCTTGCGCAGATCAGACAACTTGCCAAATTTATCTACAATTCCATGTCTTGAGGTCACCATTTGTTTCGTTCTGTCTCAGGCTGAGGTGCTCATGGATTGAAAGAGATTGGGTAACCCAAAGAAACCTCAGGCTTTCTTGAGATGGCCCTTTGCGGATTACCCTCAGCCTGGGATCCCTACTGCTCTCGCCTGCAGGGTCAGCCTAAGATAAGGACACTGGTTTCTTGTTCTGAAGCGGATCCCGATGTCTCAGTCACCCGAAGTCGCCCAAAACGGTACCCTCAAGCTGCTGCGTACTCACGAATCTCCCAAGCTGGAGCGCATCCGTCATACCACTTCCCATGTCATGGCGATGGCGGTACAAAAGCTGTTTCCCAAGGCTCAGGTGACCATCGGCCCTGCCACCGACTACGGCTTTTACTACGATTTCGACAATCCGGCTCCCTTTACCCCCGAGGATCTCAACCGCATTAAAAAAGAGATGCAGGCGATCATCAAAAAGGGCTTGCCCGTGATCCGGGAAGAGGTTAGCCGCGAGGAGGCCAAACGGCGCATCCAAGCCTTGGGAGAACCCTACAAGCTGGAGATCCTAGACAGCATTCCCGAGGGGGAACCCATCAGCCTTTATCACCTGGGGGAAGAATGGTGGGATCTCTGCGCTGGCCCCCATGTAGAGAGCACTAAAGATCTCAATCCCAAGGCCTTTGATCTGCTTAGTGTGGCGGGGGCCTATTGGCGGGGGGATGAAACCAAGGCCCAGTTGCAACGGATCTACGGCACCGCCTGGGAAACCCCGGAAGAACTCAAGGAATACAAACGCCGCCTAGAGGAAGCCAAACTGCGGGATCACCGCAAACTGGGCAAAGAATTGGGCTTGTTTTTGTTTGCTGATGAAGTAGGGCCGGGGCTACCTCTGTGGACACCGAAAGGAACCCTCCTGCGCTCTACTCTGGAGGATTTTCTCAAGCAAGAGCAAATCAAGCGGGGCTATTTACCTGTCGTCACCCCCCATATTGCGCGGGTAGATTTGTTCAAAATCTCCGGCCACTGGCAAAAATATCGAGAAGATATGTTCCCGATGATGGCGGAGGATGACAAGGCACGGGCGGCGGAGCAGGGCTTTGTCATGAAGCCCATGAATTGTCCCTTTCATATCCAAATCTACAAATCGGAGCTGAGATCCTATCGGGATCTGCCCCTGCGCTACGCGGAATTTGGCACGGTTTATCGCTATGAGCAATCCGGGGAATTAGGGGGCCTGACGCGGGTACGGGGCTTTACGGTGGATGACTCCCATTTGTTCGTCCGTCCCGACCAATTGGATGAGGAATTCCTCAAGGTGGTGGATCTGATCTTGGTGGTCTTTGAGAAGCTGCAACTGAAGGATTTTCGTGCTCGTTTGAGCTTCCGGGATCCCAACTCCGACAAATATCTCGGCTCTGCCGAAGATTGGGATAAGGCAGAAAACGCCATTCGTCGCGCCGTCGAGCAACTTTCCATGCCCCACTTTGAGGGGATCGGGGAGGCGGCTTTTTATGGGCCGAAGCTGGACTTTATCTTCCGCGATGCTTTGGATCGGGAGTGGCAGCTGGGCACGGTTCAGGTGGATTACCAAAACCCCCAACGATTTGATCTGCAATACGTAGCCGAGGATGGATCCCGGCAACGGCCGGTGATGATCCACCGTGCCCCGTTCGGCTCGTTGGAGCGTTTGGTCGGGATCCTGATCGAGGAATATGCTGGGGATTTCCCCTTTTGGCTGGCCCCAGAACAGGTGCGGATTTTGCCGGTTTCCGATCAGTATCTGGGCTACGCCACCCAGGTGCGGGATTACCTGCGGGAACACGGGATCCGCGTCCACATCGACGCCGATAGCGACCGCCTGCCCAAGAAGATCCGCAATGCGGAAAAGGCCAAGATCCCCTTCATGTTAATCGTGGGAGAACAGGAACAGGCGGCGGGAACCGTGAGTGTACGGCAACGGCACGGGGATGAGGGTGGATCCCCAACCCTGGCAGAGCTAGCGGCTCAATTGCAGCAGCTCAACTCCGGGATGACGGCCTAGAAAAGTAATTAGCCCTTTTTCCCATGAATATCTCCGATAGCTCCTCTGCCGAGGGATCCCACTCCAGCGCAATCGCCCTTCAACTGCAAGGGATCACCAAACGGTATCCGCTGGTGCTAGCCAACGATCACATCGATTTGGACGTGCGCTGGGGAGAAATCCTGGCTTTGATGGGGGAGAACGGGGCGGGCAAATCCACCCTAATGAAGATCGTCTATGGCTTGGTCAGTCCGGATGAGGGAGCCATTTATGTGGATGGGCAACCGGTGCGCATCCACAGCCCCACAGACGCGATTCGGTTGGGGATCGGCATGGTGCATCAGCATTTTATGTTGGTGGATCCCTTGACGGTGGTGGAAAACGTTATCCTTGGGGCCGAACCAGGCAACCGGCTCCGGGTGGACTTTCGTCAGGCACGGGCACAAGTGGCACAGATGATCGCCGAGATGGGCTTTGATCTGGATCCAGATGCACGGGTGGAAGATCTGCCGGTGGGGTTGCAACAGCGGGTGGAGATCCTCAAAACCATCTACCGTAAGGCCCGCATTTTAATCTTGGACGAGCCCACTGCCGTTTTAACCCCCCAAGAAGCCAGTGAACTGTTCGCCTTTTTGCGCCGTTTTACTCAGCAAGGTGGGGCCGTGATTTTCATCAGCCACAAGCTGAACGAGGTGATGCAAATCTCGGATCGCATTACCGTGATTCGGGACGGCAAGGTGGTCGCGACGGTGCCCACGGCCGAAACCCACACCCAGGAGCTGGCGCGATTGATGGTGGGGCGGGAGGTGAGCCTGACGGTGGAGAAAGATGCTTGTGAGCCAGCGACAGTGTTGTTGGATGTGCAGGATGTGTGGGTGGAGATACCGGGGCGGAAACCGGCGGTGGCGGGGGTGAGTTTTCAGGTGCGTTCCGGTGAGATCGTCGGCATTGCCGGGGTAGAGGGAAACGGGCAAACAGAGTTGGTGGAGGCAATCACCGGCCTGAGAAGCTATCGGGGCCAAATTCGCTATGGATCAAGTGCTCTTTCCCCTTCTGCGCGGCAAGTACGCTACTGGGGCCTAAGTCATATCCCCGAGGATCGCAATGTGCGGGGGTTGGTCTTGGATTTTCCGACACGAGACAACCTGATTCTGGGGGATCATCACCAAAAGCCCTACACCGGCTGGCTGGGATTTTTTAACGAGGATTCCATTAATCAACATGCCGAACAGGTGGTGAATACCTTCGATGTACGCCCGCGTAGCATTTCCCTGACGGCACGGCGCTACTCTGGCGGCAATGCCCAAAAAATCATCGTCGGGCGAGAGCTCTCCTGCGGGCCAAGGGTGCTAGTAGCGGCCCAGCCAACGCGGGGGGTGGATGTGGGGGCGATCGAGGCCATTCATCGGCGCATTGTACAGGCACGGGATCAGGGCATGGCGGTGTTGCTGGTATCGGCGGATTTGAATGAGGTCATCGGCTTGGCGGATCGCATCTTGGTGATTCACGAGGGTCGCATTGCCGGAGAGCTTTCCCCTGCGGAGGCTACCGAGGAACAGCTGGGCCTGCTCATGGGCGGGATCCAGGCCTCCCCCGCACCCCAGTCACCCAGCAGCACCTAACTTTTTTGGCTTCTCTGGCATGCCGGATGTTTGAAGGTACGTAATGTGATAAAAAGAGCCCGTAGTATGCAGGGCAAGCCAGACATGAGTCTACAAGCGGTTCGAGACTTCTTGAATAGGGTGGTCGAGGATGAGCAGTTGCTTAAGGATCTGACCTTGGCCCTCGAAGCGGAGGATGATCGGGCGGCTGTAGCCCATTTGGCCAGCAAACGGGGGTTTCACTTTTCCCCAGAAGAGCTGTGGACAGAAGTACAGAACCTGCAGGCGGAGTATGTGCGACAGGCCGATGCCGCTGTGGCGGCTCTCAGCGATGAGGAATTGGAGGGGGTGGGCGGGCGGAGCGGCGGCGGTGATGCCGCTGTTGTTATCGGGAGTAAGGCTTGGTGGGGCGACGATTATGGCTGCTAACGACTTTGTCCCGCTGCCGGGATCGTCCTCAGGGGTGTCTCCATCTCAACAGCCGCAGTGGTGAACCTAGGCGGGATCCGACACTGAACCCAGTGCTGCTCGTTCTTGGGCCAGGGTTTCTCGCCGGTGATCCAGCTCCTGAGGAGAGATGCGCCCATAGGTGACGCTCATTGCTGCCAGCCGATGAATCAGATCCTCCTGTAGCATCTCTTCGCTGTAGCGCCAGGCCCAATTGTTCTCGGCAGTACCGGGGAAATTCATGCGCGAATCCGCCCCCAAACCCATCACATCCTGCAGAGGAATAATCGCCAGATCCGCAACCGAAGAGAGAGCCAGCCGAATCAGATCCCAATGGATGCCGTCGGATCCCTGGCAGCCCAGGTAGCGCAGAACATTTTGTTTCTCCCAATCGGAGCGCTCCGGATCGTAAAACCAGCCCACAGCCGTGTTGTTGTCGTGGGTGCCAGTGTAGACGACAAAGTTGCGCTCATAACCATGGGGTAAATAGGGGTTGTCTGGGCCGGAACCAAAGGCAAACAAGAGAATCTTCATCCCGGGCAGGCCAAATTGATCCCGCAGTTGCAGCACCTCCGGCGTGATCTCCCCCAGATCTTCTGCGATCACCGGAATATCCCCTAGCCTTTCTGCTAGCACCCGAAAGAAATCCGCTCCCGGCCCTTTTTGCCACTCCCCTTCCACAGCTGTTTCTGCATCCCCCGGAATGGCCCAGTAACTCTCGAAGCCCCGGAAGTGGTCGATACGCACGCAGTCTACCTGGTTGAGGATGGCCCGCATCCGCCTGATCCACCAGTCGTAGCCCTGCGCCTTGAGCGCCTCCCAGTTGTAGAGGGGGTTGCCCCAGCGCTGCCCGGTAGCGCTGAAATAATCGGGAGGCACCCCTGCCACCAGCAACGGTTGCCCCTGCTCATCCAGGTGAAACAGCTCCCGGTTGGCCCAGACATCAGCACTGTTGGGGGCGACGTAAATGGGCAGATCCCCCATCAACTGCACCTGATGCTGATGGGCATAGGCTTTCAGGGATCCCCACTGTTGGGCAAACAGGTACTGCCAAAACATCTGCTCGGTAATGGCATCGGCGTAACGATCACGGGCATCTTGCAAAGCTAAGGGATCCCGTTTGACAAGAGCTGGATCCCATTTTGTCCACTCTTGCCCTTCGTACACATCCTTGAGAGCCATAAACAGGGCATAGTCCGGTAGCCAGTCTGCTTCAGCAGCACAAAAGGCTTGGAAGGCTTCCCAGTCTGCGGAGGTGGCTTTTTCGTTGAAGCGTCTCCAGGCTCGATGCAGTAGAGCCAGCTTAAAGGGGATCACGGTTTCGTAGTCCACCCGACCGACAAATCCTGATTGGATCGTGGGCCACTGGGGCAAATCCTGCCAACTATCTGGCTCTAGCCAGCCTGCTTGCACCAAAAGCTCGGGGCTGAGCAGTAGGGGGTTGCCTGCAATGGCAGAAAAGCTCATGTAAGGGGAGTTGCCCCATCCGGTTGGCCCTAAGGGGAGCACCTGCCAGAGGCGCTGGCCACTTTCCACCAAAAAATCCACAAAGCGGTAGGCGGCGGGCCCCAAGTCTCCAATTCCAAACGGCCCCGGTAGCGAGGTGGGGTGCAGGAGGATCCCACTAAGTCTGCCCATGTCCATGGCTAAGCCTTTCTTTGCCCTAAGGGTGCTAACGTGCTTCCACTGCCTATCCTGTCACCTTTGGAGCCACAACTGTCTTTAACTCAGTCTTTGTCGGCAGTGGCAGGGCGGAGCCGGGTGGCCATCTGCTGCCCACAGCGCAGGATCTGCCCCGCCAAGATCGCAGCCCCAAAGCCGTTGTCGATATTCACTACCCCGACCCCTGCCGCACAGGAATTGAGCATGGTGAGCAAGGCGGCTAACCCTTGAAAACTCGCTCCGTAGCCGATACTAGTAGGTACAGCGATCACCGGACAATTGGCTAAACCCGCCACCACACTGGCCAGGGCTCCTTCCATGCCAGCTACCACGATCAGCACATCCGCCTGGAGCGCTTGTCGATTCTGCAGCAACCGATGGATCCCGGCTACCCCCACATCCCAGAGGCGTTTCACCTGAAATCCAGACAATTCGGCGGTGAGGGCGGCTTCTTCGGCCACTGGCAGATCGGCGGTACCGGCGGAGATCACACTTAACTGGCCGGGATAAGCCAGCTCCTGGGTACGCGGGAGCCAACAGAGACGGGCCATGGGGGAGTAATGCACCTGCGGCAACCGTTGGGCGATCTGGGCATGCACCGAGGCTTCAATGCGAGTGGCCAAGGCTAGGGATCCCTGCTGGTGTAACTGCTCCATAATCTGGGCGATCTGTTCCGGGGTCTTGCCTGGCCCCCACACTGCTTCGGGAAAACCGGTGCGCAGGGAACGGTGATGATCCACACGGGCGAAGTCTCCCACCGGCTCGAAGGGTAGGAAGCGATAGGCTTGTAGGGCTTGTTCTGGAGAAAGTCTGCCTTGGGCTACCGCCTGCAGCAGCTCCTGTAGCGCATGTTCAGAAGTGGGGGAAATGGAGGGTTCGTTCAATGCTGCACCACCTATTTTGCCAAAGCCCCGCGAGGGAAAAACAACACCGGATGCCAGCTACGCCGCAGAATTTCGCCAGTCAAGCTGCGCACCGACCATTCCCAAAAGCCCCCCACATTGGGAGAGGCAGTGGCAATGGCGGTCATATCCTCGTCGGCAGCAGTGGCCAGGATCTCTTTCAGGGGGGATCCAACCCGCACCAAAATGCGTAGCTGCACCGGATCAACCTGCTTGATCAGCGGTTCGATCACCTGGTTCAGATCCGCCTCGGCTTTGCGTTTGAGCACCTCTAGGTCGGATCCCTGGTTACGGCGGGCGCTGGGATCGATGACATAGAGCAAGGTCACAGTCTGGCACTGCGGGGTACCGGACAACAGGCGACTGAGATGAGTCAACAATTGTTGGCGTGGTTCTTCAAAGTCGAAGGGCACCAAGATACAGCGAAACAGGTGGCGGCTACGCAGGCGCAATTCCTCTAGGGTAAAGGTGGCGATCAGCTGTGGGCGCATTACCATCACCGGGATCTTCAGCTTCGGCAACAGGCCGATGGTGGTGCTGCCGAACAATTTTTCGGCCAGTAAGTTGTGGGTATCCATGCCGGTAATCAGCAGATCAGAGCCATATTGCTGGATCCCTTTCAGGATCAGATCTACGGGCTTGCTCACCTGCACCCATGTCTTAACTTCCAACCCCGCCGGAATATCGCTCAACAGCTCCCGCAACTCCGCCTGCTGAGCCTGTATTTCAGGGGTGATATCTTCAGGGATGCCAATGCTGTCATCTTGCCAGATGATGCTGTGAACAAAGGCAATGCGCTCAATGCCACCGCTGTGCAAGTCTTTCAGGCACTTGCCAAAGCGCTGCAAACCATCTTGGCGATCGGTGGCAATTAACAGGTTCTTGAACATACGAAGGGTTGGCTGGCGACAAGTCGCCGCTGCTGCATATGGCTAGGCTAACACCTTAGGGAGAGGCTCTGGCGGTGAGGATCTGCGGATTCAACGATTGGGATCTGCTAGGTTGCGAAATTGGGTGTACTGATTTTCAAACAGCAGCCGCACGGTGCCGGTAGGGCCATTGCGGTGTTTGGCGATGATCACTTCCGCAATGCCGCGATCGCTGGTGTTGGGGTCGTAGTATTCCGGTCGGTAGAGCATCATCACCAGATCCGCATCTTGTTCAATACTGTTGTGAACCAGCAGACCATTGGCGACAAAGTTGTGATGGCGGGGCATTTCAATGTCGTAAACCGGCTGTGGATCCCCTAGTTCGCTAATCGAGACCACCGGATCCCACACCAGCTCCTCCTGCAGCACCACCGCCACTTCTTCCTCCAATTGCAGATCATCCAGCACCTTCCAGCCCTGCTGCGTGAAAAATGGGTGGTTCCCAGTCGCCTGAATGGAAAGATTGAGACGGGTTTTCAGGGCACAGGTGCGTTGCTCGCCGCTGCAAAACACTTTGACGGGCTTTTGGGGCACAAGGCGACCACGGCTATTCAAGCTGAGCAGACGAGGTAGCGCCTCTGGCTGGGCGACAGAGGCCAGTTGCTCCAGTCGCCACACTTTGCCCCGATCCACATCCAGCACTTCAGTCTCCCCAGCCAAGCAGCCGGATTCCCGCAGATCCGCCAGTTGCGGACGTTTGTCGGAGCGAGATTCCACCGCCCGACTCAGTTGCGAAAGCACCACCACCGGCACCATCAGCTCTTTGGCCAGGGCCTTTAGCCCACGGGTAATGCGCGATAGCTCCTGCACTCGGTTGTCGGAGGCGGATCCCTGCATCAGTTGCAAATAGTCGATCAACACCATCCCCAAGGTTCCTCCCTGCTCCGCTTGCAAACGCCGCGCCTTGGATCGAATTTCCGTGACAGTACAATCGGGGGTGTCGTCGATGAAAAGGGGCAATTGCGACAAAAAGCCGATCGCCTGTCCCAATCGTTGCCACTCGTTTTCGCTAATGCGCCCAGACCGCAGGCGGCTGCTATCGATGCGGGCTTCGCTGGCCAAAAGACGCTGCACCAGTTGCTCCCGAGACATCTCTAAACTGAAGACGGCAACCGGCTGCTTGGAATAAGCAGCCACATTTTGGGCAACGTTGAGGGCCAAGCTGGTCTTTCCCATGGAAGGACGCCCTGCTAAAATCAACAGATCAGACCGTTGTAAACCCTGGGTCAGGTTGTCCAAGTCGATGAATTTGGTCGGGATCCCTGGGATCTGAGCCCCACTCTGAAACTTCTCTTCTAGATCCGAGAAGATATTGACCAAAACCTCGGAAGCGGGGATAAGGCTGCGCTGCACTCGCTCTTGGGTAAGGCCAAACACCTGCTGCTCAGCTTGATCCATCACCTGGGGCAGGGGCTGGCTGGTGTCGTAGGCCAAACGGGCCAGGGTATTGCTCACCTGGATCAACTGGCGGCGCATGTATTTGTCCAGCACCAAGCGGGCGTACTGGTCGATGTTGATGCTGCTGACGGTTTGCTCCAGTAGACGACGGATTGCCCCAGTACCGCCCACTCGCTCCAATAAATGGTGATCCGCCAACCAAGCGGAGACGGTCATCAAATCCGTAGGTTGCCCCTGACTGTGCAGCTGTAGGGCAGCTCGATAAATTTCCTGGTGGGCGGAAGTATAGAACATTTCCGGGCGCAGCAGCTCCGAGACCCGTACCAGCGCATCCGGATCCAGGAGGATGCCACCCAGGATCTCCTCCTCGGCCTCGACATTCTGGGGAGGAAGCCGATCCCCTCCGGTCAGGTCGTAATCGCTGATCACCGCAAGCCAGGATAGACAAAAGAACCCAGCCACGGCTCAATGGCCGGTACACTAGCACGTCAGCCAAGCCTTTCAACCTCATGTCAGGGTTCTAGGCTGAGCATACCCACTTGTTCACTCAGACGGAAACCGTACCCACCTGCAGCCCAGGGATCCCCTGTAACCTAGCTTCTTCGATCTACTCGAGAATCTATTCGAGTTCAGGCATCGCTTGGGTCAAATCCGCTCAATCGGGGGTGACTTGAATGCGCAGGGTAGCGGTCACTTCTGGGTGGAGCTTCACCTGTACGGGATAAACCCCGGTTTTCTTAATCTCTTCTGGCAAAGAGATGTTGCGGCGATCAATATCCAGGCCGCTGGTGGCCAACACCACTTCGGCAATATCGCTGCTGGTCACCTGCCCAAACAGCAGATCGTTTTCCCCCACTTTTTGGCGAATCACGAAGCGACCAATGGTCTCCAGAGCGGTTTTGTAACTTTCCGCCTG contains:
- a CDS encoding Ppx/GppA phosphatase family protein, which translates into the protein MISSRANPTHRSATPTPLDPEPTEPLLPESQLLVAPVLAAIDVGTNSLHMVVVRINPRIPSFSIISREKATVRLGEYCDKTGALAPAAMERALEALDRFCRIAQGFQVQSIVAVATSAVREAPNGADFLKRIERALGLRVELISGQEEARRIYLGVLSAMEFHNRLHVVVDIGGGSTELILGDGQEPEFLRSVKVGAVRLTQAFLHTDPPTPAELQALRQHIRGMLEAPIEQIKRIFELRKQQGSLTLVGTSGTIETLAQLDARRRLGNPPSRMQGYEFSLEALRTYSKEFRALTIAERQKLPGLGEKRGEIILAGTMILEEVMSLLEIEQIQFCERALREGLIVDWMISQGLIEDRLRYHSSVRRRSILKLAEKYQVEIPYAERVAEFSLSLFDQTRGLLHRWGSRERTLLWAAAMLHNCGHFISHAAHHKHSYYLIRHGELLGFNEEEVELIANLARYHRKSPPKKKHDNFQHLTDERDRQIVMELSPLLRMACALDRRRLQAIQSLHCRFQLLEEAPRQMELILDPKHPNDDCALELWSLKAKKEVFEQQFKLEVIPKLSPQAERTLDPFGAAI
- the thrS gene encoding threonine--tRNA ligase — protein: MSQSPEVAQNGTLKLLRTHESPKLERIRHTTSHVMAMAVQKLFPKAQVTIGPATDYGFYYDFDNPAPFTPEDLNRIKKEMQAIIKKGLPVIREEVSREEAKRRIQALGEPYKLEILDSIPEGEPISLYHLGEEWWDLCAGPHVESTKDLNPKAFDLLSVAGAYWRGDETKAQLQRIYGTAWETPEELKEYKRRLEEAKLRDHRKLGKELGLFLFADEVGPGLPLWTPKGTLLRSTLEDFLKQEQIKRGYLPVVTPHIARVDLFKISGHWQKYREDMFPMMAEDDKARAAEQGFVMKPMNCPFHIQIYKSELRSYRDLPLRYAEFGTVYRYEQSGELGGLTRVRGFTVDDSHLFVRPDQLDEEFLKVVDLILVVFEKLQLKDFRARLSFRDPNSDKYLGSAEDWDKAENAIRRAVEQLSMPHFEGIGEAAFYGPKLDFIFRDALDREWQLGTVQVDYQNPQRFDLQYVAEDGSRQRPVMIHRAPFGSLERLVGILIEEYAGDFPFWLAPEQVRILPVSDQYLGYATQVRDYLREHGIRVHIDADSDRLPKKIRNAEKAKIPFMLIVGEQEQAAGTVSVRQRHGDEGGSPTLAELAAQLQQLNSGMTA
- a CDS encoding ABC transporter ATP-binding protein, with product MNISDSSSAEGSHSSAIALQLQGITKRYPLVLANDHIDLDVRWGEILALMGENGAGKSTLMKIVYGLVSPDEGAIYVDGQPVRIHSPTDAIRLGIGMVHQHFMLVDPLTVVENVILGAEPGNRLRVDFRQARAQVAQMIAEMGFDLDPDARVEDLPVGLQQRVEILKTIYRKARILILDEPTAVLTPQEASELFAFLRRFTQQGGAVIFISHKLNEVMQISDRITVIRDGKVVATVPTAETHTQELARLMVGREVSLTVEKDACEPATVLLDVQDVWVEIPGRKPAVAGVSFQVRSGEIVGIAGVEGNGQTELVEAITGLRSYRGQIRYGSSALSPSARQVRYWGLSHIPEDRNVRGLVLDFPTRDNLILGDHHQKPYTGWLGFFNEDSINQHAEQVVNTFDVRPRSISLTARRYSGGNAQKIIVGRELSCGPRVLVAAQPTRGVDVGAIEAIHRRIVQARDQGMAVLLVSADLNEVIGLADRILVIHEGRIAGELSPAEATEEQLGLLMGGIQASPAPQSPSST
- a CDS encoding Nif11-like leader peptide family natural product precursor, with protein sequence MQGKPDMSLQAVRDFLNRVVEDEQLLKDLTLALEAEDDRAAVAHLASKRGFHFSPEELWTEVQNLQAEYVRQADAAVAALSDEELEGVGGRSGGGDAAVVIGSKAWWGDDYGC
- the malQ gene encoding 4-alpha-glucanotransferase; amino-acid sequence: MDMGRLSGILLHPTSLPGPFGIGDLGPAAYRFVDFLVESGQRLWQVLPLGPTGWGNSPYMSFSAIAGNPLLLSPELLVQAGWLEPDSWQDLPQWPTIQSGFVGRVDYETVIPFKLALLHRAWRRFNEKATSADWEAFQAFCAAEADWLPDYALFMALKDVYEGQEWTKWDPALVKRDPLALQDARDRYADAITEQMFWQYLFAQQWGSLKAYAHQHQVQLMGDLPIYVAPNSADVWANRELFHLDEQGQPLLVAGVPPDYFSATGQRWGNPLYNWEALKAQGYDWWIRRMRAILNQVDCVRIDHFRGFESYWAIPGDAETAVEGEWQKGPGADFFRVLAERLGDIPVIAEDLGEITPEVLQLRDQFGLPGMKILLFAFGSGPDNPYLPHGYERNFVVYTGTHDNNTAVGWFYDPERSDWEKQNVLRYLGCQGSDGIHWDLIRLALSSVADLAIIPLQDVMGLGADSRMNFPGTAENNWAWRYSEEMLQEDLIHRLAAMSVTYGRISPQELDHRRETLAQERAALGSVSDPA
- the larB gene encoding nickel pincer cofactor biosynthesis protein LarB — its product is MNEPSISPTSEHALQELLQAVAQGRLSPEQALQAYRFLPFEPVGDFARVDHHRSLRTGFPEAVWGPGKTPEQIAQIMEQLHQQGSLALATRIEASVHAQIAQRLPQVHYSPMARLCWLPRTQELAYPGQLSVISAGTADLPVAEEAALTAELSGFQVKRLWDVGVAGIHRLLQNRQALQADVLIVVAGMEGALASVVAGLANCPVIAVPTSIGYGASFQGLAALLTMLNSCAAGVGVVNIDNGFGAAILAGQILRCGQQMATRLRPATADKD
- a CDS encoding universal stress protein; the encoded protein is MFKNLLIATDRQDGLQRFGKCLKDLHSGGIERIAFVHSIIWQDDSIGIPEDITPEIQAQQAELRELLSDIPAGLEVKTWVQVSKPVDLILKGIQQYGSDLLITGMDTHNLLAEKLFGSTTIGLLPKLKIPVMVMRPQLIATFTLEELRLRSRHLFRCILVPFDFEEPRQQLLTHLSRLLSGTPQCQTVTLLYVIDPSARRNQGSDLEVLKRKAEADLNQVIEPLIKQVDPVQLRILVRVGSPLKEILATAADEDMTAIATASPNVGGFWEWSVRSLTGEILRRSWHPVLFFPRGALAK
- the dnaB gene encoding replicative DNA helicase, which encodes MAGFFCLSWLAVISDYDLTGGDRLPPQNVEAEEEILGGILLDPDALVRVSELLRPEMFYTSAHQEIYRAALQLHSQGQPTDLMTVSAWLADHHLLERVGGTGAIRRLLEQTVSSINIDQYARLVLDKYMRRQLIQVSNTLARLAYDTSQPLPQVMDQAEQQVFGLTQERVQRSLIPASEVLVNIFSDLEEKFQSGAQIPGIPTKFIDLDNLTQGLQRSDLLILAGRPSMGKTSLALNVAQNVAAYSKQPVAVFSLEMSREQLVQRLLASEARIDSSRLRSGRISENEWQRLGQAIGFLSQLPLFIDDTPDCTVTEIRSKARRLQAEQGGTLGMVLIDYLQLMQGSASDNRVQELSRITRGLKALAKELMVPVVVLSQLSRAVESRSDKRPQLADLRESGCLAGETEVLDVDRGKVWRLEQLASVAQPEALPRLLSLNSRGRLVPQKPVKVFCSGEQRTCALKTRLNLSIQATGNHPFFTQQGWKVLDDLQLEEEVAVVLQEELVWDPVVSISELGDPQPVYDIEMPRHHNFVANGLLVHNSIEQDADLVMMLYRPEYYDPNTSDRGIAEVIIAKHRNGPTGTVRLLFENQYTQFRNLADPNR
- the rplI gene encoding 50S ribosomal protein L9, whose product is MSKRDMQVILRQPIPGLGKPGELVNVKPGYARNYLFPRQMAVRVTPGLLKEHQMRLEQEAARKLAEKQQAESYKTALETIGRFVIRQKVGENDLLFGQVTSSDIAEVVLATSGLDIDRRNISLPEEIKKTGVYPVQVKLHPEVTATLRIQVTPD